The following proteins come from a genomic window of Musa acuminata AAA Group cultivar baxijiao chromosome BXJ1-7, Cavendish_Baxijiao_AAA, whole genome shotgun sequence:
- the LOC103990750 gene encoding protein HIRA isoform X1 gives MITEKPGWVRHEGMQIFSIDIQAGGLRFATGGGDHKVRIWNMKSVGKDSENDASTSRLLATLRDHFGSVNCVRWAKHGRFVASGSDDQVILIHERKPGSGTTEFGSGEPPDVENWKVTMTLRGHTADVVDLNWSPDDLTLASGSLDNTIHIWNITNGICTAVLRGHSSLVKGVTWDPIGSFIASQSDDKTVIIWRTNDWSLAHRTEGHWSKSLGSTFFRRLGWSPCGHFITTTHGFQKPRHSAPVLERGEWSATFDFLGHNAPIIVVKFNHSMFWKQFSNSQEANAAPVGWANGASRTTAKECQPYNVIAIGSQDRTITVWTTASARPLFVAKHFFTQSVVDLSWSPDGYALFACSLDGTVATFHFEVKELGHRLTDAELDEIKRSRYGDVRGRQANVAESPAQLLLEAVCAKQSANRKGTSNVEQNQITGKASIEPVNAINSQSIHKATEPQVRDSKKNGEGSVDDLNKISSVRLSSPPKQREYRRPDGRKRIIPEAVGVPAHKENLSAAQAQLVEFSSLALDQAKGDRNAVADGVKETSLKRPFSGSYDAYSYPDKCNNCGSKERSGITARANINESLIIEKAPTVSNIDARTNVEHMGSIGMPSSLTSCNALSIRVFNKKDCEDSLPICLEAKPIEQSVHDVIGVGNAFFTKETEIRCTKGSETLWSDRISGKVTVLAGNANFWAVGCEDGCLQFAKGKHSAQGPCHGRIWEGSNILLISMDQVDQHYHCWKVYTRCGRRAMPAMMMGSAAVFVDCNESWNLLLVTRRGLLYVWDLFKRTCILHESLASLVTSREDSSTKDAGTIRVISARFSRAGSPLVVLATRHAFLFDMSLMCWLRIADDCFPASNFASSFNLSSIQSGELGKLQVDVGKFMARKPSWTRVTDDGTQTRAHLETQLASSLALKSPNEYRQCLLSYIRFLAREADESRLREVCESFLGPPTGMAEVTVVDSEDPEWDPNVLGMKKHKLLREDILPAMASNRKVQRLLNEFMDLLSEYETSETNADHMDVVLPTNDANS, from the exons ATGATTACGGAGAAGCCCGGTTGGGTTCGGCATGAGGGGATGCAGATCTTCTCCATTGACATCCAAGCCGGAGGGCTTAGGTTTGCGACTGGCGGAGGAGATCACAAG GTTCGGATATGGAATATGAAATCAGTAGGGAAGGACTCTGAAAATGATGCTTCAACCTCAAGATTGCTGGCCACATTGCGTGATCACTTTGGATCAGTAAACTGTGTTAGGTGGGCTAAGCATGGTAGATTTGTTGCCTCTGGATCAGATGATCAGGTTATCCTTATTCATGAGAGAAAACCTGGGTCAGGTACAACTGAGTTTGGCAGTGGTGAGCCTCCGGACGTAGAAAACTGGAAAGTTACTATGACATTGAGGGGTCATACTGCAGATGTG GTGGATCTTAATTGGTCTCCGGATGACTTAACATTGGCTAGTGGTAGTTTGGATAACACTATTCACATCTGGAACATCACTAATGGCATTTGCACTGCTGTACTGAGAGGGCATTCCAGCTTAGTCAAAGGGGTTACTTGGGATCCTATTGGTTCTTTTATAGCAAGCCAGTCGGATGACAAGACTGTCATCATATGGAGAACCAACGACTGGAGTTTGGCACATAGGACTGAAGGCCACTGGTCCAAATCG CTTGGCTCTACATTTTTCAGGCGACTTGGGTGGTCGCCTTGTGGCCATTTCATTACTACTACTCATGGCTTTCAAAAACCTAGACATTCAGCCCCTGTTCTGGAAAGAGGCGAATGGTCTGCTACCTTTGACTTTCTAGGCCATAATGCCCCCATTATTGTGGTAAAGTTTAACCACTCTATGTTCTGGAAGCAATTTTCTAATAGCCAAGAGGCAAATGCTGCACCTGTTGGATGGGCTAATGGAGCATCCAGGACTACAGCAAAAGAATGCCAACCATATAATGTAATTGCAATCGGAAGTCAGGATCGTACTATAACTGTATGGACAACGGCGAGTGCTCGCCCTCTATTTGTTGCTAAACACTTCTTTACACAAAGCGTTGTTGATTTATCATG GAGTCCAGATGGCTATGCACTTTTTGCTTGCTCTTTGGATGGGACGGTGGCCACTTTCCATTTTGAAGTGAAGGAGCTAGGGCACCGATTAACTGATGCTGAGCTGGATGAGATAAAGAGAAGCAGATATGGGGATGTCAGAGGAAGGCAAGCGAATGTAGCTGAAAGCCCTGCACAATTGTTGCTAGAAGCGGTATGTGCCAAGCAATCAGCAAACAGAAAGGGAACATCCAATGTTGAGCAAAATCAGATAACAGGAAAGGCTTCCATCGAGCCAGTGAATGCAATTAACAGTCAGTCAATTCACAAGGCTACTGAACCCCAAGTTAGAGATAGCAAGAAAAATGGAGAGGGCAGTGTGgatgatttaaataaaatttcatctGTTCGGTTATCAAGTCCACCAAAACAAAGAGAATATCGTCGTCCTGATGGGCGAAAAAGAATAATTCCTGAAGCAGTTGGAGTACCTGCACATAAGGAAAATCTCTCTGCAGCCCAGGCTCAACTAGTGGAATTCTCTTCCTTGGCCTTGGATCAAGCAAAGGGTGATCGTAATGCTGTTGCTGATGGAGTTAAAGAAACTTCCCTGAAGAGACCATTCAGTGGAAGTTATGATGCATATAGCTATCCTGACAAGTGTAACAACTGTGGATCTAAGGAGCGTTCTGGAATCACTGCAAGGGCTAATATTAATGAAAGCCTCATCATTGAGAAAGCACCGACTGTGTCAAACATTGATGCGAGGACAAATGTAGAACATATGGGCTCTATAGGCATGCCAAGTTCATTGACATCATGTAATGCTCTTTCTATTCGGGTATTCAACAAGAAAGACTGTGAAGATAGTTTACCAATTTGCCTGGAGGCTAAGCCCATAGAACAATCTGTACATGATGTAATCGGTGTTGGTAATGCATTTTTTACAAAAGAAACTGAAATAAGATGCACAAAAGGATCTGAAACCCTTTGGTCTGATCGTATATCTGGAAAAGTAACTGTTTTAGCTGGAAATGCCAACTTTTGGGCTGTTGGTTGTGAAGATGGCTGCCTACAG TTTGCAAAAGGAAAGCACAGTGCTCAAGGCCCTTGCCACGGCAGGATTTGGGAAGGGTCAAATATATTACTTATTTCAATGGACCAAGTTGACCAACACTACCATTGCTGGAAG GTATATACTAGATGTGGAAGACGAGCTATGCCGGCCATGATGATGGGCTCTGCTGCAGTTTTTGTAGACTGTAATGAGTCTTGGAATTTACTCCTTGTAACAAGAAGAGGTTTGCTGTATGTCTGGGACCTTTTTAAGAGGACTTGCATTTTGCATGAGTCTTTAGCTTCTCTAGTTACTTCGAGGGAGGATTCTTCAACAAAAGATGCTG GTACCATAAGAGTTATATCCGCAAGATTCTCAAGAGCTGGTTCTCCCCTTGTTGTTCTTGCCACACGCCAtgcctttctgttcgacatgagcCTGATGTGCTGGTTAAGGATTGCTGATGATTGTTTTCCAGCTTCGAACTTTGCGAGTTCCTTTAACTTAAGTTCCATTCAGAGTGGTGAACTGGGTAAATTGCAGGTTGATGTTGGCAAGTTCATGGCAAGAAAGCCAAGTTGGACAAG GGTGACGGATGATGGGACACAGACACGTGCACATTTGGAAACACAGTTGGCATCATCGCTTGCCTTAAAATCACCTAATGAGTATCGTCAGTGCCTTCTCTCTTACATACGGTTTCTTGCAAG AGAAGCTGATGAGTCTCGGCTGCGTGAAGTTTGTGAGAGTTTTCTTGGGCCTCCTACCGGAATGGCTGAAGTTACAGTTGTGGATTCAGAGGACCCAGAATGGGATCCTAATGTGCTT GGAATGAAAAAGCACAAACTCCTCAGGGAAGATATACTTCCAGCCATGGCATCTAACAGGAAGGTCCAACGGTTGCTAAACGAGTTCATGGATCTTCTTTCCGAGTATGAAACCAGTGAAACTAATGCAGATCATATGGACGTTGTCCTACCAACAAATGATGCCAACTCATGA
- the LOC103990750 gene encoding protein HIRA isoform X2 yields MITEKPGWVRHEGMQIFSIDIQAGGLRFATGGGDHKVRIWNMKSVGKDSENDASTSRLLATLRDHFGSVNCVRWAKHGRFVASGSDDQVILIHERKPGSGTTEFGSGEPPDVENWKVTMTLRGHTADVVDLNWSPDDLTLASGSLDNTIHIWNITNGICTAVLRGHSSLVKGVTWDPIGSFIASQSDDKTVIIWRTNDWSLAHRTEGHWSKSLGSTFFRRLGWSPCGHFITTTHGFQKPRHSAPVLERGEWSATFDFLGHNAPIIVVKFNHSMFWKQFSNSQEANAAPVGWANGASRTTAKECQPYNVIAIGSQDRTITVWTTASARPLFVAKHFFTQSVVDLSWSPDGYALFACSLDGTVATFHFEVKELGHRLTDAELDEIKRSRYGDVRGRQANVAESPAQLLLEAVCAKQSANRKGTSNVEQNQITGKASIEPVNAINSQSIHKATEPQVRDSKKNGEGSVDDLNKISSVRLSSPPKQREYRRPDGRKRIIPEAVGVPAHKENLSAAQAQLVEFSSLALDQAKGDRNAVADGVKETSLKRPFSGSYDAYSYPDKCNNCGSKERSGITARANINESLIIEKAPTVSNIDARTNVEHMGSIGMPSSLTSCNALSIRVFNKKDCEDSLPICLEAKPIEQSVHDVIGVGNAFFTKETEIRCTKGSETLWSDRISGKVTVLAGNANFWAVGCEDGCLQVYTRCGRRAMPAMMMGSAAVFVDCNESWNLLLVTRRGLLYVWDLFKRTCILHESLASLVTSREDSSTKDAGTIRVISARFSRAGSPLVVLATRHAFLFDMSLMCWLRIADDCFPASNFASSFNLSSIQSGELGKLQVDVGKFMARKPSWTRVTDDGTQTRAHLETQLASSLALKSPNEYRQCLLSYIRFLAREADESRLREVCESFLGPPTGMAEVTVVDSEDPEWDPNVLGMKKHKLLREDILPAMASNRKVQRLLNEFMDLLSEYETSETNADHMDVVLPTNDANS; encoded by the exons ATGATTACGGAGAAGCCCGGTTGGGTTCGGCATGAGGGGATGCAGATCTTCTCCATTGACATCCAAGCCGGAGGGCTTAGGTTTGCGACTGGCGGAGGAGATCACAAG GTTCGGATATGGAATATGAAATCAGTAGGGAAGGACTCTGAAAATGATGCTTCAACCTCAAGATTGCTGGCCACATTGCGTGATCACTTTGGATCAGTAAACTGTGTTAGGTGGGCTAAGCATGGTAGATTTGTTGCCTCTGGATCAGATGATCAGGTTATCCTTATTCATGAGAGAAAACCTGGGTCAGGTACAACTGAGTTTGGCAGTGGTGAGCCTCCGGACGTAGAAAACTGGAAAGTTACTATGACATTGAGGGGTCATACTGCAGATGTG GTGGATCTTAATTGGTCTCCGGATGACTTAACATTGGCTAGTGGTAGTTTGGATAACACTATTCACATCTGGAACATCACTAATGGCATTTGCACTGCTGTACTGAGAGGGCATTCCAGCTTAGTCAAAGGGGTTACTTGGGATCCTATTGGTTCTTTTATAGCAAGCCAGTCGGATGACAAGACTGTCATCATATGGAGAACCAACGACTGGAGTTTGGCACATAGGACTGAAGGCCACTGGTCCAAATCG CTTGGCTCTACATTTTTCAGGCGACTTGGGTGGTCGCCTTGTGGCCATTTCATTACTACTACTCATGGCTTTCAAAAACCTAGACATTCAGCCCCTGTTCTGGAAAGAGGCGAATGGTCTGCTACCTTTGACTTTCTAGGCCATAATGCCCCCATTATTGTGGTAAAGTTTAACCACTCTATGTTCTGGAAGCAATTTTCTAATAGCCAAGAGGCAAATGCTGCACCTGTTGGATGGGCTAATGGAGCATCCAGGACTACAGCAAAAGAATGCCAACCATATAATGTAATTGCAATCGGAAGTCAGGATCGTACTATAACTGTATGGACAACGGCGAGTGCTCGCCCTCTATTTGTTGCTAAACACTTCTTTACACAAAGCGTTGTTGATTTATCATG GAGTCCAGATGGCTATGCACTTTTTGCTTGCTCTTTGGATGGGACGGTGGCCACTTTCCATTTTGAAGTGAAGGAGCTAGGGCACCGATTAACTGATGCTGAGCTGGATGAGATAAAGAGAAGCAGATATGGGGATGTCAGAGGAAGGCAAGCGAATGTAGCTGAAAGCCCTGCACAATTGTTGCTAGAAGCGGTATGTGCCAAGCAATCAGCAAACAGAAAGGGAACATCCAATGTTGAGCAAAATCAGATAACAGGAAAGGCTTCCATCGAGCCAGTGAATGCAATTAACAGTCAGTCAATTCACAAGGCTACTGAACCCCAAGTTAGAGATAGCAAGAAAAATGGAGAGGGCAGTGTGgatgatttaaataaaatttcatctGTTCGGTTATCAAGTCCACCAAAACAAAGAGAATATCGTCGTCCTGATGGGCGAAAAAGAATAATTCCTGAAGCAGTTGGAGTACCTGCACATAAGGAAAATCTCTCTGCAGCCCAGGCTCAACTAGTGGAATTCTCTTCCTTGGCCTTGGATCAAGCAAAGGGTGATCGTAATGCTGTTGCTGATGGAGTTAAAGAAACTTCCCTGAAGAGACCATTCAGTGGAAGTTATGATGCATATAGCTATCCTGACAAGTGTAACAACTGTGGATCTAAGGAGCGTTCTGGAATCACTGCAAGGGCTAATATTAATGAAAGCCTCATCATTGAGAAAGCACCGACTGTGTCAAACATTGATGCGAGGACAAATGTAGAACATATGGGCTCTATAGGCATGCCAAGTTCATTGACATCATGTAATGCTCTTTCTATTCGGGTATTCAACAAGAAAGACTGTGAAGATAGTTTACCAATTTGCCTGGAGGCTAAGCCCATAGAACAATCTGTACATGATGTAATCGGTGTTGGTAATGCATTTTTTACAAAAGAAACTGAAATAAGATGCACAAAAGGATCTGAAACCCTTTGGTCTGATCGTATATCTGGAAAAGTAACTGTTTTAGCTGGAAATGCCAACTTTTGGGCTGTTGGTTGTGAAGATGGCTGCCTACAG GTATATACTAGATGTGGAAGACGAGCTATGCCGGCCATGATGATGGGCTCTGCTGCAGTTTTTGTAGACTGTAATGAGTCTTGGAATTTACTCCTTGTAACAAGAAGAGGTTTGCTGTATGTCTGGGACCTTTTTAAGAGGACTTGCATTTTGCATGAGTCTTTAGCTTCTCTAGTTACTTCGAGGGAGGATTCTTCAACAAAAGATGCTG GTACCATAAGAGTTATATCCGCAAGATTCTCAAGAGCTGGTTCTCCCCTTGTTGTTCTTGCCACACGCCAtgcctttctgttcgacatgagcCTGATGTGCTGGTTAAGGATTGCTGATGATTGTTTTCCAGCTTCGAACTTTGCGAGTTCCTTTAACTTAAGTTCCATTCAGAGTGGTGAACTGGGTAAATTGCAGGTTGATGTTGGCAAGTTCATGGCAAGAAAGCCAAGTTGGACAAG GGTGACGGATGATGGGACACAGACACGTGCACATTTGGAAACACAGTTGGCATCATCGCTTGCCTTAAAATCACCTAATGAGTATCGTCAGTGCCTTCTCTCTTACATACGGTTTCTTGCAAG AGAAGCTGATGAGTCTCGGCTGCGTGAAGTTTGTGAGAGTTTTCTTGGGCCTCCTACCGGAATGGCTGAAGTTACAGTTGTGGATTCAGAGGACCCAGAATGGGATCCTAATGTGCTT GGAATGAAAAAGCACAAACTCCTCAGGGAAGATATACTTCCAGCCATGGCATCTAACAGGAAGGTCCAACGGTTGCTAAACGAGTTCATGGATCTTCTTTCCGAGTATGAAACCAGTGAAACTAATGCAGATCATATGGACGTTGTCCTACCAACAAATGATGCCAACTCATGA
- the LOC135678211 gene encoding small ribosomal subunit protein eS25, translating to MAPKKDKAPPPSSKPAKSGGGKQKKKKWSKGKQKEKVNNAILFDQANYDKMLSEVPKYKQITPSVLSERLRINGSLARRAIKDLMARGAIRMVSAHASQQIYTRATNT from the exons ATG GCGCCGAAGAAGGACAAGGCTCCGCCACCATCTTCGAAGCCCGCGAAATCCGGCGGTGGAaagcagaagaagaag AAATGGAGCAAGGGAAAGCAGAAGGAGAAGGTGAATAATGCCATTCTCTTTGACCAGGCGAACTATGATAAGATGCTCTCCGAGGTCCCCAAATATAAGCAGATTACTCCCTCGGTGCTGTCCGAGAGATTGAGG ATCAATGGGTCACTTGCACGAAGAGCAATCAAAGATCTGATGGCAAGGGGTGCCATCAGGATGGTGTCTGCACATGCTAGCCAGCAGATCTACACCAGAGCCACCAACACCTAG
- the LOC135678212 gene encoding cell division protein FtsZ homolog 2-1, chloroplastic-like — translation MATPRACISPLHGRCSVGVSAVHVGRPLLEGRPSSISGIFLRFDPKDVSSSRLRCSANQNSFGSYHDKDPFLHLHPEVSLLRGERKDAVSDARNDKSGASIVENLRDSAAQDNYNEAKIKVIGVGGGGSNAINRMIESSMKGVEFWIVNTDVQAMRMSPVFPENRLQIGRELTRGLGAGGNPDIGMNAANESKESIEMALASADMVFVTAGMGGGTGTGGAPVIAGIAKSMGILTVGIVTTPFSFEGRKRTVQAQEGIAALRNNVDTLIVIPNDKLLTAVSPNTPVAEAFNLADDILRQGVRGISDIITVPGLVNVDFADVRAIMANAGSSLMGIGTATGKTRARDAALNAIQSPLLDIGIERATGIVWNITGGNDLTLYEVNAAAEVIYDLVDPGANLIFGAVIDQSLCGQVSITLIATGFRRQDESGSRPLQGAQIGGDNLGKNRHTSSPLNEGSMIEIPEFLRKKGRSHYPRA, via the exons ATGGCGACGCCCCGGGCGTGCATTTCGCCCCTACATGGTCGATGCTCTGTTGGTGTTTCCGCGGTTCACGTGGGAAGACCCCTCTTGGAGGGACGCCCAAGCAGCATATCCGGCATCTTCCTGCGCTTCGACCCAAAGGATGTGTCGAGTTCGCGTCTTAGATGTTCAGCGAATCAAAACAGCTTCGGCTCGTACCACGACAAGGACCCGTTCTTGCATCTCCATCCCGAAGTTTCGTTGCTTCGAGGAGAGAGAAAAGACGCAGTTAGTGACGCGAGGAACGACAAGTCAGGTGCCAGCATTGTCGAGAACTTGAGGGACTCCGCTGCTCAGGACAATTATAATGAGGCCAAGATCAAGGTTATTGGTGTCGGCGGTGGAGGCTCCAATGCCATCAATAGAATGATTGAGAGTTCAATGAAAGGTGTGGAGTTTTGGATCGTCAACACAGATGTCCAAGCGATGCGGATGTCTCCTGTCTTTCCCGAGAACCGTTTGCAAATTGGTCGGGAGTTAACCAGGGGACTTGGAGCTGGTGGGAACCCAGATATTGGTATGAATGCCGCCAATGAAAGCAAAGAGTCCATTGAGATGGCGCTTGCTAGTGCTGACATGGTTTTCGTCACA GCTGGAATGGGTGGTGGAACTGGAACTGGTGGTGCTCCTGTAATTGCAGGAATTGCTAAATCAATGGGCATCTTGACTGTTGGTATTGTTACAACCCCATTTTCATTTGAAGGACGAAAGCGCACAGTTCAGGCACAGGAAGGAATTGCAGCTCTGAGAAACAATGTTGACACCCTTATTGTAATACCGAATGACAAATTATTGACTGCAGTTTCTCCAAATACTCCTGTGGCAGAAGCATTTAACTTGGCTGATGATATTCTTCGACAAGGTGTTCGTGGCATCTCTGATATAATCACG GTTCCAGGTTTGGTTAATGTTGATTTTGCTGATGTACGTGCAATTATGGCAAATGCAGGTTCATCTCTAATGGGTATAGGCACTGCTACAG GGAAAACAAGGGCAAGAGATGCTGCTCTAAATGCAATTCAGTCACCATTGCTTGATATTGGTATTGAAAGGGCTACAGGAATCGTTTGGAATATTACTGGAGGAAATGATCTTACATTATACGAG gtcaatgCTGCAGCAGAAGTCATATATGACCTTGTTGATCCAGGTGCAAATTTGATATTTGGAGCAGTTATTGACCAGTCACTTTGTGGTCAA GTGAGCATAACACTGATTGCTACTGGTTTCAGACGCCAGGATGAGAGTGGAAGTCGACCATTGCAG GGGGCACAAATTGGTGGAGATAACCTTGGAAAAAACCGACACACTTCGTCTCCTCTTAATGAAGGTAGCATGATCGAGATTCCTGAGTTCCTCCGGAAAAAAGGACGTTCACATTACCCAAGAGCTTGA